TTTAGAATTTATTTCAATACTGTGTGGTTCACTGGCCCACCAGGAAAACTCCCCAGTACTTCTGATGAACGGTCTTCCTTTGCTGTAGGCAGAGCACAGCCTGCATGTGAACCGGTGAGACCTCAAGTCTCTTCATAGAGCTATGGCTTATGTTGCGTGGTTGCCACAATAGAGGTGCGAATAATGTCGACACACTGGACCTCATGCTTTTTGTGACCTAGCAATCCTGTacatttttatcctttttttaacaatggagcacaatattttgttaaactatGTTGATGCATTATTCAGCCTatccaattaaaaaaaaaaaaaaaaagttttacacACAGTAAGAGTTTTGTATAGGTCAAGCTCATCTTGTGACAGTCCACGAAAACATGACTGGCACATCAATGCGTTAGGACAGTGGGTTTGCCATATCCGCTGAAAAGGAAGGTGTAGTCCAGCTTGGATACACCAAGCATCTTATTACTGAGTTTGCTGCACATAAAGTGACTTTCATGCAATTCATTATATTACTGTGTATTGCACTTCAAACACCATTTAATAGATGTTGTCATACAACTTGAACTTGAACCAGAGTAGccatgtgtgttgtgttgtggcttGTGTATGTCTATGATGAGGATATTTCATGCCACATTCACACAGGCCTATGCACATACCCTTGCAAGAATCTGGTGTGGTGTGCTCACAGATGTTACTAAATGCTTTCAGCTTCTGCCAGCTGCTGACCTCCAAAGGATGATAACTGCTGCCTGTCATCCTTTGGGGGtttaggtgtttgtgtgtgtcacatgtaTCATCCgcatataaaataaatgatggaAATGTGGTTATATGGGGCACTTTCCTTAAAGAATTTTAAGGAAATACtaagaaaaacatatttgctATTGTACTAGTCAAGCTGCCATTTCTTGCTAATTCTTGTAGATACATGAAAACAGAAATTACTGAATGTAAACTACTCATTATTCTTCACCAAAATAACAgtgatgcaaaataaataaaacaacctaGAATTGACTTGGTCCCTGAAGTCCTTCTAGTGCCCCCTACAGGCTGTTCTTCTTAAGATTAAGATTAAGAAGATTATTCCCACATGGGGAAACTTTAAGTGGTCAAACTACATCAACAGGAAAAAACAGGTACATACCCAAATCTGTAACACCTTTATTGTACctacaaacaaagaaaatataaaaggcTTCCTGCCTTGTGGTCTAAAGTATGGTATAAATAGCTGATGATGCAAAAGGCCCATAtcttttttgttctttcagTATGACAGCATTAGTATTTCCTGTCATGCATTAACCAGCACCCTAACTTGTCCTTTAGCAATGAAATAATAGAACTTTCCAGTTAAATCACAAGGCCACATTCCACTTGAAAGCAAAATTATGAAGTAATTTTATCTTCAAACAACAGTTTCAAATAATATtaatggtacactgacttgtaatagggtaAATGTCATCACATTGTAATCCCAGGCAGGACAACGGTGTAAGGATTTATGGGATCACCCCAACTCTTCTGCAAGCAACCCATAAAATGCagcaaaaagtatataatgtaagTGCTTTGGAAGAAGCTAACTCAGTATTCTGAGTATGGATATCATGACAAAGGCTGTGAGAGAGACCAAAGACGACGTTGGAGAAAGCGAGGAAGAGACCTGACCAGAGTAAATATCAGACTGGCTTTTAGTCATTAGGGTGAgttaaaagagctgaaaggatccTGGACAGATGCCATGCTGGCCTATTTTCTGTTGAACTAGTCAATAATAACTTACTAGCCGGCTTGCTATGTCTTGTTGCACTTTCTCATGTTTTCCTTTGTTAGCAAAATTGTCGACTTGAGTGAAATCAGCCAGAGGTTTCACTGACAGGGGTTTAGCCGCTAGCTATAAATCCAAAGCTAATGTTTgcaaacttactagataacacactcagacatcagtaatgttactgtaagtgcttTTGCATCAGattctgtgttgctttgttGGCTAGTTTGCCATCTTGTGTCTTGCTCGGTCGCTTTTTCTTTACTTATCTTCCACAGTCAATGTCCTTTTCCGTCTCTTCGTCTTTGCCATTAACGTTAGGTAGGGGACAGACACCGAGAGAGGATCTTGATGGAGGAAGCTGAGAAGAGAAAAACTGTGATCAAGTAATAGACTCCTGGACATTGGCAAGAGCTTTGTGAAATCAAAGGCTGCAACAAGGACGCTGAGCTGGCAAGCTTTCTGTGTACACAGTTGGACTAATAAGTAATTGCTATGtcacccaaaaaacaaaacttacatGATGTAGCTTTAAATTTGACCCTCATCATATTGAGAATTACTTTCTGTTGAAACCGGATTTTGCACATGTCCATGTAAAAACTAACCCAACTGACATAGACAGTTGCAAGACCTTTACTCATAGCTGTGCTTAACACTGTTTCACAAAACGTTAAGTCAACAACATTAGTGTAacaaaatgctttgttttaattcaatctaaaaacatcaaacaaagaCAGATATGTACAATCTTACCTAATAGCCACATATAATAACAGCTTAGCTTTACACAGAATAGCATCAACTATCACATAGGCCTCTAGTATGGTAGTAACTCATCTAAAACAGTCCAGTTAACTTGCTAATTCAACCCAAAAGCCTTGACAGCAGCGTAgatcctctccctctccactgCTTTTGCATCGCTTCTTCCACCAGTGCCAGTTTGCATCGTGGTAAAGAGAGCGGCGGAATAAATCCATGTCTCTTCATCACTCTGAGGAAATTTAAAATTATGTGAAatgaaatagaaatagaaagtgAAATAGAAATCAAAATGCATTAAAACTCATTATGAGAAGTTATTCATACCTTTAAATTCCTTTTTGCAAAATATTCTTGCAGGGAAACATCAGCTACAatataaagttaaaatgaaGGGGGAGGGGATCAATAGACAAATTTAAATAAGGATGCAAAATTTAATATTAGTAACTCTATGTTACACTAATGAAATTACTGTTAGCTAAATAACATTTGATATAGTGAGATAACTTATTTACCTTCATTACTGCAATAGTCACACTTATTTTTCTTGTTGCCGTAAATGAGGATTGCTATAACAATCAGACTTATAGCTGAGGTGGCACACAGCAGAAGCAAAATTATGTTGTCCATCTGTAAAACAGACCTCAAGCTGGTTCCTAAACATGAAATGTAACACACAATGACATTTAgtaaaattcaattaaaatgtaattccacCAAAGTTGTTCAAATTCTACTTACACTTACTTACTATACTTATAACTttatttcctttccttcctaTCATTAAGATAGAAAGGTAAGTATAACAGAATGAATTTGGGAGACATGTCTATGAAATGATGTCCCGGACATCTAGAATATTTCCATTAGACAGGATTGGACGGGGTTGGAACAAGCTAATACATAATATACAGCATATTATGCTGTCAAACTGTGTGGAATAAGATGGGGCTTTTTCAGTCTTAAAACTACTTCAGGGGGCAATGAAGGGGGAACTACATAATGGTAACAGAAAAATGATAGTTACCTGActcaatgtccagttttgtcccaTTTCCAAATATAATCTCCCCACATGCAGCCACAGCACAGTAATAAATCCCAGCATCGGAGGAGCTGACATTCTTAGAAAGGTGATAAACACAGCTCTTTGGCGGAGATTGTGCATCAGGTCTCTTGTCACATTCATGATGTCTATTTCCACCAGTGTAGATGGTGTTTGCATGATATTTATCTGATCTAACTCCAAACCAGTGCACACTGTGTTCACCTGGACAGGACTTCTTCTTAGACGTGGAGAGAACTGAACACTGGAGAGTTACGGCGTCTCCTGGATGAACAGGATCAGATACTGTTGGCCACTGAACTACATTATAGTCTGTCATCTTCTGAGTGTTtcctacaaaatacaaaaaaagtgtgaaaaattGCAGGTTGTCTGTATTTAGAAGGAGAGTTGGAACATCAAAATGACATGTATTATACAACAGAGGCATGTATTACCTTTTAAAGACAAATATGTGCCTATCCATTGATCCTTACTCCAGGTAGTGACTGCACAGTGATACACTGCCTCATCATCTTCGATTGTTTCCAAAATGGTCAGAGTGCTCATGATTGTGGTATGGTTTGCAACAAATCGTGAGGAAGGAAACCCTTGCTCAAATGCAGGATTTGTAGTAGCTTTCATCAGTGTAGTAATTAATGTAAGAGTATCACCAGTAATCTGTTTGTACCACTTAATTCTTGTATTGCTATACTCTGCATCAGGGTAAACACATGTGAAGGTCACAGGTTCACCAAGATGAACAGTGGTCACTGAGATCAGTGCATCTGGAATAAAAGACAATAGGGAGTAATTGTTATTACATAATAATCAGAATGTATAATTTTATATGATTATGAAATTAAGGTAACATTTATTCACCAAACTACAAATAACTGTTAAGAAAAATGTTGCCATAATTGCTTTAAGTACACGtatattaaagaaaaacataacagaAAATAACTTTTCTTTCCACCATAAAACCCTCAAATAATAAATTGGCCAGAGATAGCACTTACATCCTTGATGGAGAAGAAGCAGTATAATCCCTGAACGGAGCATCCTGATGTTGTCTTTTGTTAAAATCTTTGTTGGTTTTTCAAAGAGTAAAAGTGATGATTTAGGAGTGGTGATAGGTCACACTAGCTGATGCATCCTCTTGGTTATCATAGAAGACGGGCTTTATGTAAGTACATTTCCTGTCACGCtgttcttcagcagcttcatgACTTTTGAGGTTTTGTGGTCAGTTTGAACAGAATAGAGATGCCAAACTGCAGCATAGTATTTTTTTGAAAGCTATTTCCGACAAATTTCTAGGACatattttcacttcacttttgTTCAAGTCCATTGCAGGTCATCAGTGACTTACATTACAAATGAATGAGACGATGAATTGACGAGTAAAACATACAGTGGACAGTTTAGGTGACTTATCCTGCGTCATCGGCATTACACAAATTCACAAGTAAACAAAACTAAGAGTTTGCAGCCATGCTAGCACCTCTGTGAGGCTGCATGCTAATATCCTTACAGTGACAATGTTGATTAGGTTTAATGGTTACCAtggtcaccatcttagtttagtgcaTTAGAATGCTAACGTATGCtaagtaacattaaaaacaaactacttGACAAAAAGTTTGGGGATAATCAAAGGTATTTTAGGATTCCTATTTTAGGAATCATGAATGTATGAATCAAATTTTGTACCAATCTATATACGTAGATGCAGTCATAACGTAGAAAACTCCAGGTGAATGCAAGGTGATCTTGATGTCAAGTTAGTcaagcaaagaaaacaacacgtcctcatactaAAATGACATACATGACTGCCAGCGACAGGCTTACCAGACCTTTGTCGTCAAGTTAACATATAATGTTTTGAAACAGTCGCAGTTTGGTTCTCCATAAAATGTACTCAAATACTTATAATAAGTAATAATCCACACAGATCTCTCTCAATTATGATTCCTGGAATAATATTAACATGATTATACATGTCCAAGTTTCTTATGTACAAATCCAACATTTCTTtaattatactgtacatacaatcTATTACACAAACACTTGAGGCTGAAGGTCAGGTTTATAAGACTTGAATCTTTAATtccatttgtcatttatttgtcCAAGAATGTTATCATATAGAAAGCTTGAAAATAAACTTTCCACGTAAGAGCTTAATATTCCTAGTACATACAAAAGAGACAGGCAGGGTtggaaacacatttcaaagtgaCCTTGCAATGCAGCCCCTATCATACATATCAATGCTGGCTTAAACTATAcagtaacaaaaagaaaaaaaaataaatttcaataAATTTAAAGATCTGGTCCAAATGTGTACAGGAactaatttttatttcattccaTACAGCAGAAAACATCCTGCTAAATATCTGCAGCATGGTGTACCATGCACGCATTAAACAAAAATCAATTGGGAACTTTGTTGTACATGTTTCTGTTCCTACCCCAAAACCCTGACATCTGTGTAGATGCTCTCTCCCTCGAATGTATTTCTTCTATTTACATTCCTGCCACATTTCCGTCTGTTGAAGTTTGCCAC
This portion of the Micropterus dolomieu isolate WLL.071019.BEF.003 ecotype Adirondacks linkage group LG19, ASM2129224v1, whole genome shotgun sequence genome encodes:
- the LOC123957840 gene encoding uncharacterized protein LOC123957840 — its product is MLRSGIILLLLHQGYALISVTTVHLGEPVTFTCVYPDAEYSNTRIKWYKQITGDTLTLITTLMKATTNPAFEQGFPSSRFVANHTTIMSTLTILETIEDDEAVYHCAVTTWSKDQWIGTYLSLKGNTQKMTDYNVVQWPTVSDPVHPGDAVTLQCSVLSTSKKKSCPGEHSVHWFGVRSDKYHANTIYTGGNRHHECDKRPDAQSPPKSCVYHLSKNVSSSDAGIYYCAVAACGEIIFGNGTKLDIESGTSLRSVLQMDNIILLLLCATSAISLIVIAILIYGNKKNKCDYCSNEADVSLQEYFAKRNLKSDEETWIYSAALFTTMQTGTGGRSDAKAVERERIYAAVKAFGLN